One genomic segment of Erythrobacter sp. THAF29 includes these proteins:
- a CDS encoding metal-sensitive transcriptional regulator, translated as MPDAKTAKLNRLNRIAGQVRGVAKMIEDDRYCIDILNQISAIKSALAKVESQVLKDHAACCINEAISSGDEAEQREKFGELVELLEKRVK; from the coding sequence ATGCCGGATGCAAAGACCGCAAAACTGAACCGCCTCAACCGGATTGCCGGCCAGGTGCGCGGCGTGGCAAAGATGATCGAGGACGATCGCTACTGCATCGACATCCTCAACCAGATCAGCGCGATCAAGTCCGCGCTTGCCAAAGTGGAAAGCCAGGTGCTCAAAGACCACGCCGCCTGCTGTATAAACGAGGCGATCAGCAGCGGCGACGAGGCCGAACAGCGTGAGAAGTTCGGGGAGCTGGTCGAACTGCTCGAGAAGCGCGTGAAGTAA
- a CDS encoding copper resistance system multicopper oxidase has product MALSLNRRRFISSTAGLAAASSLAMPAWARGRPLSHAANGFGEVSGEDIELTIAEHHFSTGGRSGHAIAVNGTVPGPLIRLKEGQDVRLHVTNNLDEDSSIHWHGLLVPFQFDGVPGVSFPGIKPGQRFTYEFPIRQSGTYWWHSHSGLQEQAGHYGPIIIEPADPDPRYDRDYVVLLSEFTPMHPHEIMRKLKVGEHYFNRQMMSATNGDLSGEQRRMWGSMRMNPRDISDVTGLTYTYLINSHGPADDLQLEFKPGERVRLRVINGSAMTFFNVRIPGVPMTVIQADGQDVDEVEVDEFQIGTAETYDVIVQPRAGSHAIVAEAMDRSGMGVASLTSHEGHRATPPPLREVPTLTMTDMGMMDHGAMGHGDMADMDHDMRDKSKVPPDVEVGPGVDMIAPSPMDRMDFPGLGLDTVDHRVLRYTDLKARRMNPNRSVDREMEIHLTGNMERYMWSFDGRKFSAVTDDPIRFGFDERVRVKLVNNTMMAHPIHLHGHFFELVNGADHMHQPLKHTIVVQPGGTATFDLTANEPGDWAFHCHLLYHMHAGMMQVVTVRPFPLPEAAS; this is encoded by the coding sequence ATGGCACTATCGCTCAACCGACGCAGATTCATCAGCAGCACCGCAGGGCTCGCGGCGGCGAGTTCGCTCGCAATGCCCGCATGGGCCAGGGGGCGCCCGCTTTCCCATGCGGCAAACGGGTTTGGCGAGGTTTCGGGCGAGGATATCGAGCTCACAATCGCGGAGCATCATTTTTCGACCGGGGGGCGTTCGGGACACGCTATCGCGGTCAATGGCACCGTGCCGGGTCCGCTTATCCGGTTGAAGGAAGGGCAGGACGTGCGCCTGCACGTCACCAACAATCTCGACGAGGATTCCTCGATCCACTGGCACGGCCTGCTGGTGCCGTTCCAGTTCGACGGCGTGCCGGGGGTGAGCTTTCCGGGCATCAAGCCGGGCCAGCGCTTCACCTACGAATTTCCGATCCGCCAGAGCGGCACATACTGGTGGCACTCGCACTCGGGTCTGCAGGAACAGGCGGGGCATTACGGCCCGATCATCATCGAACCGGCCGACCCCGATCCGCGCTATGACCGCGACTACGTGGTGCTGCTCAGCGAGTTCACGCCGATGCATCCGCACGAGATCATGCGCAAGCTCAAGGTCGGCGAGCACTACTTTAACCGCCAGATGATGAGCGCCACGAATGGCGATCTGTCGGGAGAGCAGCGGCGCATGTGGGGGAGCATGCGGATGAACCCGCGCGACATCTCCGATGTCACGGGCTTGACCTACACCTATCTCATCAACAGCCATGGCCCCGCCGACGACCTGCAGCTGGAATTCAAGCCCGGCGAGCGAGTGCGCCTCCGCGTCATCAACGGTTCGGCCATGACATTCTTCAATGTCCGCATTCCGGGCGTGCCGATGACGGTGATCCAGGCCGACGGGCAGGACGTGGACGAGGTGGAGGTCGACGAATTCCAGATCGGCACGGCGGAAACCTATGACGTGATCGTCCAGCCTCGCGCGGGCAGCCACGCCATCGTTGCCGAAGCGATGGATCGGAGCGGTATGGGCGTTGCCAGCCTGACCTCGCACGAAGGGCACCGCGCGACCCCGCCGCCGCTGCGCGAAGTGCCGACGCTGACCATGACCGATATGGGCATGATGGACCACGGCGCGATGGGTCACGGCGACATGGCGGACATGGACCACGACATGCGCGACAAGTCGAAAGTTCCGCCCGATGTGGAGGTCGGCCCCGGCGTCGACATGATCGCGCCATCGCCGATGGACCGGATGGACTTCCCCGGCCTCGGCCTCGACACAGTCGATCACCGCGTGCTGCGATACACCGATCTCAAGGCCAGGCGCATGAACCCGAACCGCAGCGTGGACCGCGAGATGGAAATCCACCTTACCGGCAATATGGAACGGTATATGTGGAGCTTCGACGGCAGGAAGTTTTCGGCGGTGACCGACGATCCGATCCGTTTCGGGTTCGACGAGCGGGTGCGGGTCAAGCTCGTCAACAACACGATGATGGCGCACCCGATCCACCTGCACGGACATTTCTTCGAGCTGGTCAACGGCGCGGACCACATGCACCAACCGCTGAAACACACGATAGTCGTACAGCCGGGCGGGACCGCGACCTTTGACCTCACGGCAAACGAGCCGGGCGACTGGGCCTTCCACTGCCACCTGCTCTACCACATGCATGCAGGGATGATGCAGGTCGTGACCGTCCGCCCGTTTCCCTTGCCGGAGGCGGCGTCATGA
- a CDS encoding copper resistance protein B: MIRPAFLGAAALMAAPLAAQDHAGHAGHTSEAAPETDHAVHDTRQEQPDHSQHGATRDKSAPGAASEEEVPARALEGPRHAADAMWGEEAMAPAREQLAEGHGEMKTGMVMIERLEARFPTQGGETGYVWDAQAWYGGDLNRFVLKTEGEGEFGGELESAEVQALYSRAIGPFFDLQAGVRFDPEPEARGHIVLGVQGLAPYMFHVDGALFLSDEGDLTARVEAEYDQKITQALILQPRIEIEASAQDIPSRDIASGITKIEPGLRLRYEIEREFAPYIGVEYEAKTGGTADIARANGNDHDAVNLLVGLRAWF, encoded by the coding sequence ATGATCCGGCCCGCATTTCTCGGTGCCGCTGCCCTGATGGCCGCGCCGCTCGCCGCTCAGGACCATGCGGGCCATGCCGGGCATACTTCCGAGGCCGCGCCAGAGACGGACCATGCCGTACATGACACCAGGCAGGAGCAACCGGACCACTCGCAACATGGGGCCACTCGGGACAAATCCGCTCCCGGCGCCGCATCCGAAGAGGAGGTGCCCGCACGCGCTCTCGAAGGCCCACGCCATGCCGCCGATGCAATGTGGGGGGAGGAAGCGATGGCCCCGGCGCGCGAGCAGCTGGCTGAAGGCCACGGCGAGATGAAAACCGGCATGGTCATGATCGAGCGGCTCGAGGCGCGTTTTCCCACACAAGGCGGCGAGACCGGTTATGTCTGGGACGCGCAAGCCTGGTATGGCGGCGACCTCAACCGGTTCGTTCTCAAGACCGAGGGCGAGGGCGAGTTCGGGGGCGAGCTTGAGAGCGCCGAAGTCCAGGCGCTTTACAGCCGCGCCATCGGCCCGTTCTTCGATCTGCAGGCGGGCGTGCGCTTCGATCCCGAACCCGAGGCCCGCGGACACATCGTGCTCGGCGTGCAGGGGCTTGCGCCTTACATGTTCCATGTAGACGGCGCGCTGTTTCTGTCGGACGAGGGCGATCTGACCGCACGCGTGGAAGCCGAATACGACCAGAAAATCACGCAGGCCCTGATCCTCCAGCCAAGAATCGAGATCGAAGCGAGCGCGCAGGATATCCCTTCGCGCGACATCGCAAGCGGTATCACCAAGATCGAGCCGGGCCTCAGACTGCGCTACGAGATCGAGCGCGAGTTCGCGCCCTATATCGGCGTCGAATACGAGGCGAAAACGGGAGGCACCGCCGATATCGCTCGCGCCAATGGCAACGACCACGATGCCGTAAATCTGCTTGTCGGCCTGCGCGCCTGGTTTTGA